From the genome of Streptomyces sp. V2I9:
CCGTCCTCACCCCGCACGCGGGCGAGGCCGCCGCCCTCCTCGGCGCGGCCCGCGACGAGGTCGAGAGCGGGCGGCTCGCCGCCGTCCGCGAACTGGCCGCCCGCTACCGCGCCACCGTGCTGCTCAAGGGCTCCACGACCCTGATCGCGGAGGCCCGCGACACCCCCGTACGGGTCAACCCGACCGGTACCTCCTGGCTGGCCACGGCGGGCAGCGGCGATGTGCTCTCCGGGCTGACGGGGTCCCTGCTCGCGGCCGGCCTCGCCCCGCGCGACGCCGCGTCCGTGGGCGCGTACCTGCACGGGCTCGCCGCCCGGCACGGCTCGGACGGGGCCCCGGTCTCCGCGCAGGACGTCGCGGCCGGCATCCCGGCCGCCTGGCGCGACGTGCGGGCGGGCTGAACCGGAGGGAGAGTGGAAGGCCCGCAGGGACGCGGCGGGGCGGGCGAGGAAGGGCGGCCGGACATGGCGCGTGGCAGCGACCCCGTACGCGACATGGCGCGTGGCAGCGACCCCGTACGCGTGCGCAGGGCGTACGACCCCGTCGAGGACGACGACGGCACGCGGGTGCTGGTGGACCGGCTCTGGCCCCGCGGCGTCTCCAAGGAGCGGGCCGACATCGACCTGTGGCTGAAGGACGTCACGCCCTCGGACGAGCTGCGCTCCTGGTACCACCACGACCGTGAGGACCGGCACGACGCGTTCGTCGAGCGCTACCGCGCCGAACTGGACGACGCGACGCACGCGGAGGCGGTCGGCCGGCTCGTGGACCTGGTGCGCAAGGGCGGCCCGGTCACGCTCGTCACCGCGGCCAAGGACGTCCCCGACAGCCATGTCCCGGTCCTGCTCGACCACCTGAAGCATGTGATGAAACGTACATAGGCCCGGATATCGGCGTGCGCTGCCCGAGAGGCCGCCGACGCCTCTGAGAGACTGGGCGCGATGAACGAGACAGCGTCCCTGAGAGCCCGTGCCGAGATCGACCTCGCCGCGCTGCGCGCCAACGTGCGTGTCCTGCGCGAGCGGGCGGCCGGGGCGCAGCTCATGGCCGTGGTGAAGTCCGACGGATACGGGCACGGGGCGGTGCCCTGTGCCAGGGCCGCGCGGGAGGCCGGGGCGGCCTGGCTCGGCACCGCCACCCCGCAGGAGGCGTTCGCCCTGCGCGCGGCCGGGCTCGACGGCCGGATCATGTGCTGGCTGTGGACGCCGGGCGGGCCCTGGCGCGAGGCGATCGACGCCGACATCGACGTGTCGGTCAGCGGTATGTGGGCGCTGCGCGAGGCCGTCGCGGCAGCCGGAGCGGCGGGCCGCGCGGCCCGTGTCCAGCTCAAGGCCGACACCGGGCTCGGCCGGAACGGCTGCCAGCCCGCCGACTGGCCGGAGCTGGTCACCGAGGCGCTGGCCGCCGAGCGGGCCGGACACGTCCGGATCACCGGACTCTGGTCCCACTTCGCCTGCGCCGACGAGCCCGGCCACCCCTCGATCGCCGCCCAGCTCGACGTCTTCCGCGCGATGGTGGCGTACGCGGAGAAGGAGGGCGTGGAGCCCGAGGTGCGGCACATCGCCAACTCCCCGGCCACGCTCACGGTCCCCGAGGCCCACTTCGACCTCGTCCGGACCGGCATCGCCATGTACGGCATCTCGCCCGCCCCCGAGCTGGGCGTCCCCGCCGACTTCGGGCTGCGCCCGGTGATGACGCTCGCCGCCTCCGTCGCCCTGGTCAAGGACGCCCCCGCCGGCCACGGCGTCAGCTACGGCCACCACTACACGACGCCCGCCGGGACGACCCTCGGCCTGGTCCCGGTCGGCTACGCGGACGGCGTCCCGCGCCACGCGTCGGGCCGGGGCCCCGTCCTGATCGGCGGGAAGGTGCGCACGGTCGCGGGCCGCGTCGCCATGGACCAGTTCGTCGTCGACCTCGACGGCGACCGGCCCGAGGCGGGCGCGGAAGCGGTGCTGTTCGGACCGGGCGACCGGGGGGAGCCGACCGCACAGGACTGGGCGGAGGCCGCCGACACCATCGCGTACGAGATCGTCACCCGCATCGGGGCCCGCGTGCCGAGGGTGTACGTGCACGAGGCGGCCGGGCCGGGCGTTCCGCCCCGAACGGTCGCCCCGTTCCGGGCGACCGGGGCGACCGAGGGCGTGGCGCGGTGAGCGAGAGCAGGGCGGAAGCCGTGGTGGCCGCGACCGCGCAGGCCGCGAACGCGGCGGGTCCGGGCGGCTGGCGGCGGGCCGGGATCGCCGGGGCAGCGATAGGAGTGCTGGCCGCGGGCGCCGCCGCCGGGGTCGCCGTCGAGCGGCTGACCGTCGGGCGCGGCATGCGGAAGAAGGCCCGCCTCGCGCTGGACGCCACCGGGCCGTACGGCTCGCTGCGCGGCACCCCCGGCCGGGCCGTCGCCGACGACGGCACCGAGCTGTACTACGAGATCGACGAGGTGGAGGCCGACGCGCCCGCCGCCCGGGAGGGGGCCGGAGCCTCCGGAAACCGTCGCCGCAGGCTCTTCGGGCGCCGGACCCCCGCCCCGGTCACCGTCGTCTTCAGCCACGGCTACTGCCTCGGCCAGGACTCCTGGCACTTCCAGCGCGCCGCCCTGCGGGGCCTCGTCCGCGCCGTCTACTGGGACCAGCGCAGCCACGGCCGCTCCGGGCGGGGCCGGTCCCAGGCGGACGGGGTGCCGGTCGGCATCGACCAGCTCGGCCGCGATCTGAAGGCGGTCATCGACGCGGCGGCCCCCGAGGGCCCGCTGGTGCTGGTCGGCCACTCCATGGGCGGCATGACGATGATGGCGCTGGCCGACCGATATCCGGAGCTGATCCGCGACCGGGTCGCCGCCGTCGCCCTGGTCGGCACCTCCAGCGGCAGGCTCGCCGAGGTGAGCTTCGGGCTGCCGGTGGCGGGCGTCAACGCCGTGCGCCGGGTGCTGCCCGGAGTGCTGAAAGCGCTCGGTTCGCAGGCGGAACTGGTGGAGAAGGGGCGGCGGGCCACCGCGGACCTCTTCGCCGGGCTGATCAAGCGGTACTCGTTCAGCTCGCGGGACGTGGACCCGGCGGTCGCCCGGTTCGCGGAGCGGCTGATCGAGTCCACCCCGATCGACGTGGTCGCCGAGTTCTACCCGGCCTTCACCGAGCACGACAAGAGCGGGGCGCTGCCCGTGTTCCGGGACGTGCCCGTGCTGATCCTGGCCGGGGACAAGGACCTCGTCACGCCCAGCTCGCACAGCGAGGCCATCGCGGACGTCCTGCCCGACGCCGAGCTGGTGATCGTGCCGGACGCCGGTCACCTGGTGATGCTGGAGCACCCGGAGACCGTCACCGACCGGCTGGCCGACCTGCTCGTCCGCAGCGGCACGGTGCCGGCCGCTAACGTTGGCGGACATGGAAGCACCGCACACCAGCCCGGCCGCTGAGACCGCTCCGGACCCCGCCGGGACCACCGCTCCCGAACCCACAACCGCTCCCGAGCCGAACGCGACGGCGGCTGCCGAGTCCGCCGCGACGACCGCTCCCGAGCCGAACGCGACGGCCGCTTCCGGCGATGCCGCCGCGCCCGCCGGGGCCGTACCGGAAGCCGTCAGCGTGACGCTCACCGTCACGTCCCCCGAACAGATGCAGGAGCTGGGCCGCCGCCTCGCCCGCCTGCTCGGACCCGGCGACCTGGTGATGCTCACGGGCGAGCTGGGCGCGGGGAAGACGACGCTGACACGGGGCCTCGGCGAGGGCCTGGGCGTGCGCGGCGCGGTCACCTCGCCGACGTTCGTCATCGCCCGCGTCCACCCCTCCCTGTCCGGGGGCCCCGCCCTCGTCCACGTCGACGCGTACCGCCTCGGCGGCGGGCTCGACGAGATGGAGGACCTGGACCTCGACGTGTCGCTGCCGGAGTCGGTGGTGGTCGTGGAATGGGGCGACGGCAAGGTCGAGGAGCTGTCCGACGACCGGCTGCGGGTCCTCATCGACCGCGCCACCGGCGACACCGACGACGAGCGGCGCGACGTCACCCTGGTCGGCATCGGGGCGCGGTGGGCGGGGCTGCGGGCGGAGCTGGCGTGAGGTCCCGGGAGTAGCCTTCCCGACAGGGCGTCGGTAAATTGTTGCGCGTGGGCCCGTGGTCGTGGTCACATGGGTACGAGGCGTGGTTAGGCTTACCTAACCACGTGCCCTCCACCGGAGCATCAAGGAGGCATCCATGCCGACGCCCGAGCGCGCAGCGCGACCGCAGCCGCGACCGACTCCGTCCACCCTGTCGATGAAGGACCTGCTCGCCTCGTGCGCGGCGGCCACCGCCATCTCCACCCCGCCCACCGGAACGGCACGGGCGTCCGCCCGCGACGGGGCGGGCGTCCCCCCGGAGACCGCCCGGCCGCGGGCCGCGTGACGCGCGAAGCCCCCGTGGACCGGGTCCACGGGGGCTTCGCGCGGGCGCCGGGGAGCCCCACGGAACGTGCGGGCCGCGGCGGCGACCACGGGTACGGCTACGGGACGACGACGACCTTCGCGCCGACCGTCGCAAAGCTCCACATCGCGTCGCCGTCCTCACGCTTCATCCGGACACCGCCGGTCTTCGACGTCGGATCCGGGCTGGCCATCGAACCGTCCTGCGCCGCGCTGAAACCGATCGCCACCTCGTCCACGTCGGCGAAGCGGACCACGTGCTCGATCGGGACGCCGTCCGAGCCCCGGACCGTGCCCGAGCGGGAGGTGACCTGGTGGACGCCGGGTGGCGGGCCGACGGGACTGGGCATCACGGTGAAGGTGCGGAGCGCCTTGCCGTTCTCGTCCACCAGCCACACCCGGCGGTCCTTCAGCGCGTACACGACCCGCTCGCCCGTCCCGGACGCCGCCGGGACCGCCAGCGGGTCGGCCGGGGGCTTCGGCTTCGCGGTGGGCTCGGCCGAGGCCGAGACGGACGCCTTCGGGCCGGCCGTGGAGGCCACCGAGGCGGGGGCGTTCGCCGCGGCCTGGTAGGCGAGGAAGGCGACCGCGGCGACCGCCGCCGCGGTGAGCCCGGCCACGATTCCCGAGCTGCTCCTTGCCACCGTGCATCCCCTTTCGACGGCCCTCTGCCGCATGTCGTACAAGCGTTTACGTCGTACCCGTCGGATACCCGGTGACGGTAGCAGCAGCACGGATGGGGGCCGGGACGCCGTACGGACGCCGTAACGCCGTCGGCGGAGCCGTAGGCTGTTTGCGTGCTCTTGCTCGCCATGGATACCGCCACGCCCGCCGTCACCGTCGCCCTCCACGACGGCACGTCCGTCATCGCCTCCTCGGGGCAGGTCGACGCCCGCAGGCACGGGGAGCTGCTGCTGCCCGCCGTCGACCGGGTCCTCGCGGAGGCCGGGACGAAGCTCGACGCCGTGACGGACGTGGTCGTGGGCGTCGGCCCCGGCCCGTACACCGGGCTGCGGGTCGGCCTGGTCACCGCCGCCACCTTCGGCTCCGCCCTCTCCGTCCCGGTCCACGGGCTGTGCACCCTGGACGGCCTCGCGTACGCCGCCGGACAGGAGGGCCTGGAGGGGCCCTTCGCCGTGGCGACGGACGCCCGCCGCAAGGAGGTCTACTGGGCGCGGTACGAGGACGGCCGCACCCGCGTGGGCGAGCCCGCCGTGGACCGTCCCGCCGACATCGCCGACGCGCTCGCCGGGCTCCCGGTGGTCGGCGCGGGCGCGGCGCTCTACCCGGACGCCTTCCCGGACGCGCGCGGCCCCGAGCACGTGGCCGCCGGGGCGCTCGCCGCGCTCGCCGCCGAACGGCTCGCCGCCGGGCAGGAGCTGCTGGAGCCCCGCCCGCTCTACCTGCGCAGGCCCGACGCCCAGGTCCCGAAGAACTACAAGGTGGTCACCCCCACGTGAGCGC
Proteins encoded in this window:
- a CDS encoding DUF488 domain-containing protein; translated protein: MARGSDPVRVRRAYDPVEDDDGTRVLVDRLWPRGVSKERADIDLWLKDVTPSDELRSWYHHDREDRHDAFVERYRAELDDATHAEAVGRLVDLVRKGGPVTLVTAAKDVPDSHVPVLLDHLKHVMKRT
- the alr gene encoding alanine racemase, which codes for MNETASLRARAEIDLAALRANVRVLRERAAGAQLMAVVKSDGYGHGAVPCARAAREAGAAWLGTATPQEAFALRAAGLDGRIMCWLWTPGGPWREAIDADIDVSVSGMWALREAVAAAGAAGRAARVQLKADTGLGRNGCQPADWPELVTEALAAERAGHVRITGLWSHFACADEPGHPSIAAQLDVFRAMVAYAEKEGVEPEVRHIANSPATLTVPEAHFDLVRTGIAMYGISPAPELGVPADFGLRPVMTLAASVALVKDAPAGHGVSYGHHYTTPAGTTLGLVPVGYADGVPRHASGRGPVLIGGKVRTVAGRVAMDQFVVDLDGDRPEAGAEAVLFGPGDRGEPTAQDWAEAADTIAYEIVTRIGARVPRVYVHEAAGPGVPPRTVAPFRATGATEGVAR
- a CDS encoding alpha/beta fold hydrolase — its product is MSESRAEAVVAATAQAANAAGPGGWRRAGIAGAAIGVLAAGAAAGVAVERLTVGRGMRKKARLALDATGPYGSLRGTPGRAVADDGTELYYEIDEVEADAPAAREGAGASGNRRRRLFGRRTPAPVTVVFSHGYCLGQDSWHFQRAALRGLVRAVYWDQRSHGRSGRGRSQADGVPVGIDQLGRDLKAVIDAAAPEGPLVLVGHSMGGMTMMALADRYPELIRDRVAAVALVGTSSGRLAEVSFGLPVAGVNAVRRVLPGVLKALGSQAELVEKGRRATADLFAGLIKRYSFSSRDVDPAVARFAERLIESTPIDVVAEFYPAFTEHDKSGALPVFRDVPVLILAGDKDLVTPSSHSEAIADVLPDAELVIVPDAGHLVMLEHPETVTDRLADLLVRSGTVPAANVGGHGSTAHQPGR
- the tsaE gene encoding tRNA (adenosine(37)-N6)-threonylcarbamoyltransferase complex ATPase subunit type 1 TsaE, which translates into the protein MEAPHTSPAAETAPDPAGTTAPEPTTAPEPNATAAAESAATTAPEPNATAASGDAAAPAGAVPEAVSVTLTVTSPEQMQELGRRLARLLGPGDLVMLTGELGAGKTTLTRGLGEGLGVRGAVTSPTFVIARVHPSLSGGPALVHVDAYRLGGGLDEMEDLDLDVSLPESVVVVEWGDGKVEELSDDRLRVLIDRATGDTDDERRDVTLVGIGARWAGLRAELA
- the tsaB gene encoding tRNA (adenosine(37)-N6)-threonylcarbamoyltransferase complex dimerization subunit type 1 TsaB, with product MDTATPAVTVALHDGTSVIASSGQVDARRHGELLLPAVDRVLAEAGTKLDAVTDVVVGVGPGPYTGLRVGLVTAATFGSALSVPVHGLCTLDGLAYAAGQEGLEGPFAVATDARRKEVYWARYEDGRTRVGEPAVDRPADIADALAGLPVVGAGAALYPDAFPDARGPEHVAAGALAALAAERLAAGQELLEPRPLYLRRPDAQVPKNYKVVTPT